From a region of the Thermoplasmata archaeon genome:
- the purL gene encoding phosphoribosylformylglycinamidine synthase subunit PurL: MLKKLDYPFEIYEIHIRSLSDEELLRLNELMNLGLNYEELHRLRTYFKDLERDPTDVELQAIAQAWSEHCCYKSSKNLLKKYIFGIDAPQNIVVIQDDAAVVEFDKTHAYVFKMESHNHPSFVEPYGGAATGVGGIIRDVLNMGAKPIALVDPLFFGPLDYPYEKLKEGVKHPIYLFNGVVAGIRDYGNRVGIPTIGGMTYFHSSFLNNILVNVGCIGIAKKTDIVRSRIDKVGYNLILVGGKTGRDGIHGVNFASKVLSNKSESEKTAVQLGNPIIKEPLIKAVLEANSKKLITGMKDLGGGGLSSVIGEMCLAGGVGANVYLDRVPLKEPNMAPWEIWVSESQERLMLAVSEKNTKKVLDIFSLWDVEATVIGKTIDSERLNIYYSSIKILDLDLVFLTSGPLYCRPSIVKYPAQEKVEMLPSETNYKDSFLKLLSSSNIASKEFIIRQYDHEVKGRTVIKPLQGKIGMETHGDAAVLKPLDHSNKGLAVTTDVNPRLTELDPYWGSIAAVDEAVRNLVSVGARPHSFADNLNFGNPEDPVVMGQLEESVRGLGDIARFLKIPYVSGNVSLYNANFGVSIVPTPTIMAIGIVENIKYCLTSDLKDDGNLLYVIGATKAEMGGSEYYALRQIKSTNIPKSNFKNLRDSIDKMLVASNKKVIRSAHDISQGGLAIAIAEMAIGGNIGAKINLKPLGILRTDFKLFSESNTRWIVEVEPKNETIFLKIMDGLDIYNIGTVGGDRLIVEDGSRKVFSVSLKTIREYFKKFP, encoded by the coding sequence ATGCTTAAGAAATTAGATTATCCGTTTGAGATTTACGAGATACATATCAGATCTTTGAGTGATGAAGAGCTATTAAGATTAAATGAGCTGATGAATCTAGGATTGAATTACGAGGAATTGCATCGGCTGAGGACCTATTTCAAAGATCTCGAGAGAGACCCAACAGACGTTGAGCTGCAGGCTATAGCACAGGCATGGAGCGAACATTGTTGTTATAAGTCTTCAAAAAACCTGCTTAAAAAATATATTTTTGGTATTGATGCACCTCAAAACATAGTAGTTATACAGGATGATGCGGCAGTGGTAGAATTTGATAAAACACACGCGTACGTTTTTAAGATGGAGTCACATAATCACCCCAGTTTTGTAGAACCATATGGTGGAGCTGCTACTGGCGTTGGAGGAATAATCAGAGATGTTTTAAACATGGGTGCAAAACCAATTGCCCTGGTAGATCCGCTCTTTTTTGGGCCCTTGGATTATCCGTATGAAAAATTAAAAGAAGGAGTGAAGCATCCAATCTATTTGTTTAATGGAGTTGTAGCTGGAATAAGAGATTATGGTAACCGAGTGGGAATACCTACTATCGGAGGAATGACATATTTTCATAGCTCTTTTTTAAATAACATTCTTGTAAATGTAGGGTGTATAGGTATTGCAAAAAAAACAGATATCGTGAGAAGCAGGATAGATAAAGTCGGGTATAATCTAATACTTGTGGGTGGTAAAACAGGCAGAGATGGAATACATGGAGTAAATTTTGCATCTAAAGTTTTAAGTAATAAAAGTGAGTCTGAAAAAACTGCGGTACAGTTAGGTAATCCTATAATAAAAGAGCCCTTGATAAAAGCGGTACTGGAAGCAAATAGTAAAAAATTGATCACCGGAATGAAGGATCTCGGCGGTGGCGGGTTGTCTTCTGTAATAGGAGAGATGTGTTTAGCAGGGGGTGTTGGTGCTAATGTATATCTGGATCGAGTTCCTTTAAAAGAACCGAATATGGCTCCATGGGAGATATGGGTAAGTGAGTCTCAGGAAAGATTGATGTTGGCGGTATCAGAGAAAAATACAAAAAAGGTCTTAGATATATTCAGTTTATGGGATGTTGAAGCGACAGTAATTGGTAAAACCATAGATTCTGAAAGACTGAATATATATTATAGCAGCATCAAAATCTTAGACTTGGATCTCGTTTTTTTAACTTCTGGGCCTTTATACTGCAGGCCCTCTATTGTAAAATATCCAGCGCAGGAAAAAGTAGAAATGCTTCCTTCAGAAACAAACTATAAAGATTCTTTTCTTAAGTTATTATCGAGTTCCAACATTGCAAGTAAAGAGTTTATAATCAGGCAGTATGATCATGAAGTAAAGGGTAGAACTGTTATCAAGCCTCTGCAGGGTAAAATTGGCATGGAAACACATGGAGATGCAGCAGTATTAAAACCGCTGGATCACTCAAATAAAGGATTAGCTGTTACCACCGATGTTAACCCAAGACTTACAGAGCTAGATCCATACTGGGGAAGTATAGCCGCAGTAGATGAAGCAGTCAGAAATTTGGTTTCTGTGGGTGCCAGGCCACATTCTTTTGCAGATAATTTAAATTTTGGCAATCCTGAAGATCCTGTGGTAATGGGGCAGCTGGAAGAGTCAGTAAGAGGGCTAGGGGATATTGCAAGATTTTTAAAGATTCCTTATGTTTCAGGAAATGTGAGTTTGTACAATGCAAATTTTGGGGTATCCATCGTTCCCACGCCTACAATAATGGCTATTGGAATAGTGGAAAATATAAAATATTGTTTGACCTCAGATCTAAAAGATGATGGAAATTTATTATATGTTATAGGTGCTACAAAAGCAGAGATGGGTGGCAGTGAATACTATGCCTTGAGGCAGATAAAAAGTACAAATATTCCAAAGAGCAATTTTAAAAATTTAAGAGATAGCATAGATAAGATGCTAGTAGCATCGAATAAAAAAGTGATCAGAAGCGCCCATGATATTTCGCAGGGCGGGCTAGCTATAGCAATTGCGGAAATGGCTATTGGCGGAAATATTGGGGCAAAGATTAACTTAAAACCTCTTGGAATATTGAGAACTGATTTCAAACTTTTTTCAGAAAGCAACACAAGATGGATCGTTGAAGTAGAACCTAAAAATGAAACAATATTCTTAAAAATTATGGATGGTTTAGATATATACAATATAGGCACTGTTGGAGGGGACAGATTAATCGTTGAAGATGGATCCAGAAAAGTATTTTCTGTATCGCTCAAAACTATTAGAGAATATTTCAAGAAGTTTCCGTAA
- the purS gene encoding phosphoribosylformylglycinamidine synthase subunit PurS: MIKLLITIKLKEGVEDPEGLAITKTLNILNFKNVKKTSVYKEYEILLDHDDVSDAKKDAEQMCKRLLANPVIHDYSISIERV, from the coding sequence ATGATAAAATTACTCATAACAATAAAACTAAAAGAAGGAGTAGAGGATCCAGAAGGATTAGCTATTACAAAAACATTAAATATTCTAAATTTTAAAAATGTTAAAAAAACTAGCGTATATAAAGAGTATGAAATATTATTAGATCATGATGACGTATCAGATGCAAAAAAAGATGCTGAACAAATGTGTAAAAGATTATTAGCAAATCCTGTAATACATGACTATTCAATAAGTATTGAGAGAGTATAA
- a CDS encoding zinc metalloprotease HtpX, producing the protein MNSTLRTVGLFIMLTLLFVFVGYIIGNLYGNIIITMLLFLGISIIINVFSYFYSSKLVLWSYHAKIIDEQDNPRVFRIVRDLSLKANITMPKIAIVSTDVPNAFATGRNKSHAFVVVTSGILNMLNDDELEGVLGHELGHIKNKDMLLMTVAATIVGALTILFRVYFFESLFGGNGKKEGNNILVLVVLALAGIGATLLQLSISRQREYKADYTGAQLSGKPLALASALRKIEASVSRKPLKKGNPATASMFIVNPFRGERFVSIFSTHPSTASRIEKLVEYSKKI; encoded by the coding sequence ATGAACTCTACACTAAGAACTGTTGGATTATTCATAATGTTAACTTTGCTTTTCGTATTTGTAGGATATATTATAGGAAATTTATACGGTAATATTATAATTACCATGCTCTTATTTCTAGGAATATCCATCATCATAAATGTTTTCAGCTATTTTTATAGTTCTAAGTTAGTATTGTGGTCATATCATGCCAAAATAATTGACGAGCAAGATAATCCGAGGGTATTTAGGATTGTGAGAGATCTCTCTCTAAAAGCCAATATTACAATGCCTAAGATCGCCATCGTTTCCACAGACGTTCCTAACGCATTTGCAACAGGTAGAAATAAGAGTCATGCATTTGTTGTTGTAACATCTGGCATATTAAATATGTTAAATGACGATGAACTTGAAGGGGTTTTAGGTCATGAACTCGGGCATATTAAAAACAAGGACATGCTATTGATGACTGTTGCAGCGACTATTGTCGGTGCGCTGACAATCCTGTTCAGGGTATACTTTTTCGAATCATTATTTGGTGGAAATGGAAAAAAAGAAGGAAACAATATATTAGTGCTCGTAGTTTTAGCATTAGCCGGCATAGGTGCCACACTTTTACAGCTATCTATATCTAGGCAAAGAGAGTACAAAGCAGATTATACTGGCGCACAGTTATCTGGCAAACCTCTTGCACTAGCTTCAGCATTACGTAAAATAGAAGCCTCAGTTTCAAGGAAACCTTTGAAGAAAGGAAATCCAGCTACTGCCAGTATGTTCATAGTTAATCCGTTCAGAGGAGAACGATTTGTATCTATTTTTTCAACACATCCAAGTACAGCGTCTAGAATAGAGAAGTTAGTAGAATACTCTAAAAAAATTTAG
- a CDS encoding elongation factor 1-beta: MANVSIIIKIMPENVEDDIQDLKNRIIQTLEPVVKIRGVQVRPIAYGLNAINIALITKDEDGASDKLEQIIRGIKGVGDVEIEDMTLI; the protein is encoded by the coding sequence ATGGCAAATGTATCAATAATAATCAAGATAATGCCTGAAAATGTAGAGGATGATATTCAAGATCTAAAAAATAGAATCATTCAAACTTTAGAACCTGTTGTAAAGATAAGGGGTGTTCAAGTAAGGCCTATTGCATATGGATTAAATGCAATAAATATCGCTCTAATAACAAAAGATGAGGATGGTGCATCTGATAAGTTAGAGCAGATAATAAGGGGTATCAAAGGAGTTGGAGATGTGGAGATTGAAGATATGACCCTAATCTAA
- a CDS encoding zinc finger domain-containing protein translates to MSIEFCTSCGKGLVGEGTTVFKCPNCGEAEIGRCKNCREMGVPYTCPHCGFVGP, encoded by the coding sequence ATGAGTATTGAGTTTTGTACTTCATGCGGTAAAGGATTGGTAGGCGAAGGAACTACTGTATTTAAATGCCCAAACTGTGGAGAAGCAGAAATAGGGAGATGCAAAAACTGCAGAGAAATGGGTGTGCCTTACACATGCCCTCACTGTGGCTTTGTAGGTCCTTGA
- a CDS encoding DHH family phosphoesterase — MGDVNEFLSRAKYIAEQIKKEKKVKVVSHIDADGICAASIAVKALQNANIEYDVQFVKQFDNAIIEKLKNENAPMVWITDLGSGSIHLLGGINAVVTDHHAPSQLSIEVPREKRKDLKTFFEEIERTEILHLNPHLFGKNGATDISGAGTTYLIAREMDKKNVEMSAMAIVGAVGDLQDTVYSRLTGTNRIILKEGKDHGYIDYFIDARFFGKETRPIYKMLQYSMDPVIPTISNDQNGAIQFLEKLNIPLKNNENWVRWIDISIEDKRKVLSELAILLLKMGYGSLTVERLIGEVYILSKENSGTPLRDAKEYATLLNSCGRYDQAEIGLNVALGDREEYYKKAITLLNRHRKTIVDSINVVKDVGIVKLEKVQYFHAGNNIPETVVGTVASMALSSGIADPDIPIIGFAETDNGMIKVSVRAPRGMVDRGLDLSEVMSYAAKQVGGYGGGHNVAAGASIPRGREEEFITIVNIKIGKMIEKVN; from the coding sequence ATGGGAGATGTGAATGAATTTTTAAGCAGAGCAAAATACATTGCTGAGCAGATAAAAAAAGAGAAAAAAGTGAAAGTTGTATCGCATATTGACGCAGATGGTATCTGTGCGGCAAGCATTGCTGTAAAAGCTTTACAGAATGCAAATATTGAATATGACGTTCAGTTCGTAAAACAGTTTGACAATGCTATCATTGAGAAATTGAAAAATGAAAACGCACCAATGGTCTGGATCACAGACTTGGGAAGTGGAAGCATCCATCTTCTTGGCGGTATAAATGCCGTAGTTACAGATCACCATGCGCCAAGTCAATTAAGCATTGAAGTTCCAAGAGAAAAAAGAAAAGACCTGAAAACATTTTTTGAAGAAATTGAACGGACTGAAATATTGCATTTAAACCCCCACTTATTTGGTAAAAACGGTGCAACTGACATAAGCGGAGCCGGAACAACATATCTTATTGCCAGAGAAATGGACAAAAAAAATGTAGAGATGTCTGCCATGGCTATAGTAGGGGCGGTGGGAGATCTACAAGATACTGTATATTCTCGTTTAACAGGAACAAATAGAATTATATTGAAAGAAGGGAAGGATCACGGATATATTGATTACTTTATTGATGCCAGGTTTTTTGGTAAAGAAACAAGACCTATATATAAGATGTTGCAGTACAGTATGGATCCAGTCATTCCAACAATATCCAATGATCAGAATGGAGCTATTCAGTTTTTAGAAAAATTAAACATACCTTTAAAAAATAATGAGAACTGGGTTCGTTGGATAGATATATCAATTGAAGATAAAAGAAAAGTTTTATCTGAATTAGCGATATTATTGTTAAAGATGGGGTATGGATCTTTAACAGTAGAGAGGTTGATAGGAGAAGTATATATTTTATCTAAAGAGAATTCAGGTACCCCGCTCAGGGATGCAAAAGAGTATGCTACCTTATTAAACTCATGCGGGAGGTATGACCAGGCAGAGATAGGTCTTAACGTTGCATTAGGAGATCGGGAGGAATACTACAAAAAAGCCATCACGTTGCTGAATAGGCACAGAAAGACAATAGTAGACAGTATAAATGTAGTAAAAGATGTAGGTATAGTAAAACTTGAAAAAGTACAATATTTTCATGCAGGCAATAACATACCAGAAACAGTAGTGGGAACTGTTGCATCAATGGCACTCTCTTCAGGCATTGCTGATCCTGACATCCCTATAATAGGATTTGCAGAGACAGATAACGGAATGATCAAAGTATCTGTAAGAGCTCCTAGAGGAATGGTAGATAGGGGTTTAGATCTTTCAGAGGTAATGAGCTATGCCGCAAAACAAGTAGGTGGTTATGGTGGTGGTCATAACGTTGCAGCAGGTGCATCTATTCCACGTGGTAGAGAAGAGGAATTCATCACTATTGTAAATATAAAAATAGGCAAAATGATTGAAAAAGTTAATTAA
- a CDS encoding DEAD/DEAH box helicase encodes MKIDEIDLPDNILEIFKKEGLNELYPPQVDAVPKIFEGKNLVVAIPTASGKSLLAYLAILRGFLRGMKSIYVVPLRALASEKYEDLKKFEAIGLNVKLAIGNYDSSTNSVKDADVVVATSEKFDSLIRHDFNYLYDLGVIVIDEIHLLKDPDRGPTLEMILTKIKSLNTNAQLIALSATIKNYKELAKWLNAEYIYSEFRPVPLKVGIYEPAEELLRFGTGEMIEVVPDKLVIGNLVSRALENEGQVLIFVNTRNAAENLAEMLRNKASKYIKSKVVYEPTDENVYDEKIKENISYGVCFHHAGLSNKQRKEIEDMFKARKIKILTATPTLAAGVNLPSRTVIVRDITRFDGGRSVRIPYIELKQMLGRAGRPKYDKYGEAIIVSKKSDLDFEELEEIEEIESYLGDMTTLKNNLLGLISSGMVKTELEIYDFFRKSFYGLSEDVKVLESHISELLSFLEEHGFIENKRIIKATVFGKKVSDLYISPDTALLYRDSFDYNYDQLSVLYTISDSLEMIPLFCKKTEIEGLDFIKNKKIEEKCEFFKDREIDYNSLKTALMLSDWINELSIDQIIYRYVIGPGDIHSKVEIAEWLLYSYLELGRVERYKHLENVKELWERVKYGTSRELIPLTEIKGVGRVRARRLYDAGFIDLQAIKNASVEDLARIPGIGLSLANSIKKQVE; translated from the coding sequence ATGAAAATTGATGAAATAGACTTACCGGATAATATTCTGGAGATATTCAAAAAAGAGGGTTTAAATGAGCTTTATCCTCCTCAAGTAGATGCCGTGCCTAAAATTTTTGAAGGCAAAAATTTAGTGGTTGCAATACCGACAGCAAGTGGCAAGAGTCTTTTAGCCTATTTAGCAATATTGCGTGGATTTTTGAGAGGTATGAAGTCTATTTATGTAGTTCCATTGAGAGCACTAGCATCTGAAAAATATGAGGATCTCAAAAAATTTGAGGCGATAGGATTAAATGTAAAACTAGCAATTGGTAACTACGATTCATCTACTAACAGTGTTAAAGATGCAGATGTAGTGGTAGCCACGTCTGAAAAATTTGATTCGTTGATTCGTCATGATTTTAACTATCTTTACGATCTTGGAGTTATAGTGATTGATGAAATACATCTGTTAAAAGATCCGGATAGGGGGCCAACATTAGAAATGATTTTAACGAAAATAAAATCACTTAATACAAATGCTCAACTAATTGCATTATCTGCCACCATAAAAAATTATAAAGAGCTTGCAAAGTGGCTCAATGCGGAGTATATATATAGTGAATTCAGACCAGTACCTTTGAAAGTTGGTATCTATGAGCCTGCAGAAGAATTGTTGAGATTTGGTACAGGAGAGATGATAGAGGTAGTACCAGACAAGTTAGTTATTGGGAATTTGGTTAGTCGTGCTCTAGAAAACGAAGGACAGGTACTGATATTTGTTAATACTAGAAATGCTGCAGAGAATCTTGCAGAGATGCTAAGGAATAAAGCAAGCAAATATATCAAAAGCAAGGTAGTTTATGAACCGACTGATGAAAATGTTTATGATGAAAAAATAAAAGAGAATATATCCTATGGTGTTTGTTTTCATCATGCTGGTTTGTCTAATAAGCAGAGAAAAGAGATTGAGGACATGTTTAAGGCAAGGAAGATAAAGATACTAACTGCAACGCCTACGCTTGCAGCGGGGGTAAATTTACCATCAAGAACAGTCATAGTTAGAGACATCACTAGATTTGATGGCGGGAGATCAGTAAGGATTCCTTACATAGAATTAAAACAGATGTTAGGCAGAGCTGGAAGGCCAAAATATGATAAATATGGAGAGGCAATAATAGTTTCCAAAAAAAGCGACCTAGATTTTGAAGAACTAGAGGAAATAGAGGAAATAGAGTCATATTTAGGAGATATGACCACATTGAAAAATAACCTATTAGGATTGATATCATCAGGGATGGTAAAGACAGAGCTTGAAATTTATGATTTTTTTAGAAAGAGTTTTTATGGGCTCAGTGAGGATGTCAAGGTACTAGAGTCACATATTTCTGAATTATTGAGTTTTTTGGAAGAGCATGGGTTCATTGAAAACAAAAGGATCATAAAGGCCACAGTATTTGGCAAGAAAGTTTCTGATCTTTACATAAGTCCAGATACAGCACTTTTGTATAGAGATTCTTTCGATTATAACTATGATCAGTTAAGTGTATTATACACTATATCAGATAGCTTGGAAATGATCCCATTATTCTGCAAAAAGACAGAAATAGAAGGTTTGGATTTTATAAAAAACAAGAAGATAGAAGAAAAATGCGAGTTTTTTAAGGATAGAGAAATAGATTATAACTCTTTAAAGACTGCGTTAATGTTATCAGACTGGATCAATGAACTAAGCATTGATCAGATAATATACAGATATGTGATAGGACCCGGTGACATACATTCAAAAGTTGAAATTGCAGAATGGTTACTATACTCTTATCTAGAGCTTGGCAGGGTTGAAAGATATAAACATTTAGAAAATGTAAAAGAACTGTGGGAGCGAGTAAAATACGGGACATCACGGGAATTAATCCCATTAACTGAAATAAAGGGAGTTGGGAGAGTTAGAGCAAGAAGGCTGTACGATGCAGGGTTCATAGACTTGCAGGCAATCAAAAATGCCAGTGTTGAAGATCTGGCGAGAATACCTGGCATTGGATTATCACTAGCCAATAGCATTAAGAAGCAGGTTGAGTAA
- the proS gene encoding proline--tRNA ligase encodes MMEFKKSQFNDWYNEVIELSKLADKRYPVKGMDIWMPYGLAIMQNIDSYYRLVFNNYGHQELNFPLLIPKDQFDREEEHIKGFTKQVFWVERAGDDRLDIPLILRPTSETAMYHMFSLWIRTHADLPLKYYQIVNVFRYETKQTRTFMRVREIHFFEAHTAHKNFKDSEKQIKEDLEIWKKICDKLAIPYIINKRPDWDKFPGAFYSLGADTIMPNGRALQIGTIHQYSDNFAKAYDIKYNNENGVQEYVNQTTFGISERILGALVGIHGDDHGLILPPEIAPTQIIIIPIISEDKENVIKESKKLYNRLKKRYRVNIDLREDYTPGFKFYDWELKGVPLRIEIGPRDIKNNEAICVRRDTYEKIRVKKEDLTARIKELLNDIQSNLYVKAKKQVESLVLETDDLQLLKEQEKMFKVSWCGREECGNKIAEFSDKSVLGVPIEEENKKGKCIICGAETNIKAYVGKTY; translated from the coding sequence ATTATGGAGTTTAAAAAATCTCAATTTAATGATTGGTACAACGAAGTTATAGAACTTAGTAAACTTGCTGATAAGAGATATCCAGTGAAAGGAATGGACATATGGATGCCATACGGTTTGGCTATAATGCAGAATATAGATTCATATTACCGTCTAGTTTTTAACAATTATGGGCATCAGGAATTGAATTTCCCATTGTTAATACCTAAAGATCAATTTGACAGGGAAGAGGAACATATAAAAGGATTTACAAAGCAAGTGTTCTGGGTAGAGCGAGCTGGCGATGACCGGTTGGACATACCATTGATATTAAGACCCACCAGCGAAACAGCAATGTACCATATGTTTTCTCTCTGGATCCGTACACATGCTGATTTGCCTCTTAAATACTACCAGATCGTAAATGTTTTCAGGTACGAAACCAAACAAACGAGAACATTTATGCGAGTTCGTGAAATACACTTTTTTGAGGCGCATACCGCACACAAAAATTTTAAAGACTCTGAAAAACAGATAAAAGAAGATCTGGAAATCTGGAAAAAGATATGTGATAAGCTCGCAATACCGTATATCATTAATAAGAGACCTGACTGGGACAAGTTTCCCGGCGCATTTTATTCTCTAGGTGCAGACACGATAATGCCTAATGGCAGAGCTCTCCAGATAGGGACAATACACCAGTATTCAGACAATTTTGCAAAAGCTTATGACATCAAATACAACAATGAAAATGGTGTTCAAGAATATGTCAATCAAACTACATTTGGAATAAGTGAAAGGATATTAGGTGCACTTGTTGGCATACACGGTGATGATCATGGACTTATCCTTCCTCCAGAGATTGCGCCAACACAGATCATCATCATTCCAATCATCAGTGAAGATAAAGAGAACGTAATAAAAGAATCCAAAAAATTGTACAATAGGCTTAAGAAACGATATAGAGTAAATATAGATTTGAGAGAAGATTACACTCCTGGATTCAAGTTTTATGACTGGGAACTTAAGGGTGTACCATTAAGAATTGAGATCGGCCCGCGTGACATCAAAAATAATGAAGCTATATGCGTGAGAAGGGATACATACGAAAAAATAAGAGTGAAAAAAGAAGATTTAACTGCTAGGATAAAAGAGCTGCTTAATGATATTCAGAGCAATTTATATGTTAAAGCAAAAAAGCAAGTTGAATCGTTAGTATTAGAGACTGATGACCTTCAGTTGCTGAAAGAGCAAGAAAAAATGTTTAAAGTGTCATGGTGCGGCAGAGAAGAGTGCGGCAATAAAATTGCAGAGTTTAGTGATAAATCAGTGCTGGGCGTGCCTATTGAGGAAGAGAACAAAAAAGGAAAATGTATTATATGTGGTGCAGAAACTAATATAAAAGCATATGTTGGCAAAACGTATTAA
- the rpiA gene encoding ribose-5-phosphate isomerase RpiA has translation MNLQDIEKQLAARRAVEYIKNGDLVGIGTGSTVRFVIEELAKKVNEGLNINTVASSYKSEELLKQANIKVLKFKDQISDIYIDSADEVDNKLNMIKGGGGALLREKVLAYNSKYRVIAIDESKLKNRLGAYPLPIEVIPFSYLSVIKNIEKIGAICEIRKVTGKIYVTDNKNYIIDCKNLNFENTEVLYKKLKYIPGVVEVGLFIGFIDTLLIGKEDKVEEISGLKTT, from the coding sequence ATGAATTTACAGGACATAGAAAAGCAATTGGCAGCAAGAAGAGCGGTAGAATATATAAAAAATGGGGATTTAGTTGGGATAGGAACTGGGTCTACAGTAAGGTTTGTCATAGAAGAGCTGGCAAAAAAAGTAAATGAAGGCCTGAACATTAATACAGTTGCAAGTTCTTATAAATCTGAAGAACTATTAAAGCAGGCAAATATCAAGGTTTTGAAGTTTAAAGATCAGATATCAGATATTTACATAGATAGCGCTGATGAGGTTGACAATAAATTAAATATGATTAAAGGTGGGGGGGGCGCACTATTAAGAGAAAAGGTGCTGGCATACAATTCTAAGTATAGGGTCATAGCAATAGATGAATCTAAATTAAAAAACAGGCTCGGAGCCTATCCTTTACCTATAGAGGTTATACCTTTTTCATATCTATCAGTCATTAAGAATATTGAAAAAATTGGAGCTATTTGTGAGATTAGAAAAGTTACAGGCAAGATATATGTGACAGACAACAAAAATTATATTATAGATTGTAAAAATCTTAACTTTGAAAACACAGAAGTATTATATAAAAAGCTAAAATATATTCCTGGCGTAGTAGAAGTTGGCTTATTCATAGGTTTTATAGACACCTTATTGATCGGGAAAGAGGATAAAGTGGAAGAGATTTCAGGCTTAAAAACAACATAA
- a CDS encoding ABC transporter permease → MHIGKNIPKTISDTKSFPVFVWIISIIVILFFVVPIIRLITYVSPQYLFSQFMSATNIDSIKITVVGATISSLIVVLFGFPLAYLLARYKFVGKKIMDSIIEVPIMIPHSVVGIALLLVFATAEPGGNFLNIFNISFGYNMLAVVMAYIFVSGTYAIKTMEEAIKSIDPRIELVARTLGASQWQVISKVMIPQTARSILTGTILSWGRAMSEVGAILIVAPYILPAYQQIAGVQVYNQFEVTGLTGAVGLSSVLIIISIVIFIVLKIVQGQHKIFYVPGVER, encoded by the coding sequence ATGCATATCGGAAAAAACATACCAAAAACCATATCAGATACTAAATCTTTCCCTGTTTTTGTATGGATTATATCCATAATAGTGATCTTATTTTTTGTGGTACCTATAATAAGGCTGATAACTTACGTATCTCCACAGTACCTTTTTAGCCAGTTTATGTCTGCAACAAACATAGATTCTATTAAGATCACAGTTGTAGGTGCTACCATCTCATCACTAATAGTGGTATTATTTGGATTTCCGCTAGCATATCTCTTAGCAAGGTATAAATTTGTAGGAAAAAAGATAATGGACTCAATTATAGAAGTTCCTATAATGATACCACATAGCGTAGTAGGTATCGCACTTTTATTAGTGTTTGCAACTGCTGAACCAGGAGGTAATTTTCTGAACATTTTTAATATATCGTTTGGCTATAATATGTTAGCTGTAGTGATGGCATACATATTTGTTAGTGGAACTTACGCTATTAAAACTATGGAAGAGGCAATAAAAAGTATAGACCCAAGAATAGAGCTAGTTGCCAGAACACTTGGCGCGTCACAATGGCAAGTTATTTCTAAGGTAATGATTCCCCAGACAGCCAGAAGCATTCTTACAGGCACTATACTGAGTTGGGGTAGGGCAATGAGCGAAGTAGGGGCCATACTTATTGTGGCACCTTATATACTACCAGCGTATCAACAAATTGCGGGAGTGCAAGTATACAACCAGTTTGAAGTTACAGGGTTGACAGGCGCGGTTGGGCTATCTTCAGTATTAATAATAATCTCGATTGTAATTTTTATAGTATTGAAAATTGTACAGGGACAACATAAAATATTTTATGTGCCGGGAGTTGAGAGATGA